In the Candidatus Kryptobacter tengchongensis genome, one interval contains:
- a CDS encoding Peptidase family C25: MKIKRFLAFFLFFCNITYGQEFFNLIDHGFTKEIVIKIEKPEIKEIEIAGQRYSIITLKNYENVSLLPNLIPYYNFFLSATPDAKIEILNYDLDEIELDSPLPEIKEKSLPDEVEFEETFSIDERIYNFTYLGKLRGVDVFNFLVFPFKVEGRKLKFLKEAKFLLSSFGAVSKIEEAKIFSTPKINGFNINFNFQQSGQEFEYKIFVKKDGVYKITYEDLKKSGIDLKGVQASKLRVKNNGVEIPIYVYSGGDGVFNEGDYIEFYAERRKNNFYGGREDLYNDPFTDVNVYFLEVGDKDGLRLAEETGVRFFENYIDLRGTSFYSTIHFEEDVIFERLKESDVDLTYDVRDHWFWAEVRADKQVDFNVYIPTPDPLSLDNVKMKVAFHGITSTPSLNPEHIAHVFVNNLRILTTQWNGQSLNIASSEGLGYSVPNVVLKNGINKVSVFNASDGRVVNTIFDVNWFEITYRRLYQADKDEIKFKIPPEYTSGYFRFELFGFKNPNISIYRIGTSKISNVEVVKARDEKIGENYHAIFYLNVLSQDAEFIAVSESAKLKPDSIAKDLKTNLKNIANSFDYLIITHPLLYDKSKDVNDVEHPLNKIKKLYESKGLSVKIISVDDIYDEFNHGIKSPYAIKEFLRYSYFNWSKAPTYILFAGSAVYDNRHYPNLDMIPTMFYQSYRYGATSADAWFTFIDGEDYLGDVILGRLPVRDRDELKNAVDKIISFWNQKPQNWNRNVLMIAGVEREFESQTDYLVMNVLPKYLNINRLYVLGGSIFSGGTSKLLNYFSDGQVLVNFVGHGGGAIWSDNGLLKNEDISKMSNKDKYPFITSMTCFSGAFDYPQKIALGVNLVIEKEKGAIGVLASSGLGWLLNDYFMVLSIFPYIFDPNRSIGEIITLGKAKYYSNYFFWPQAKTMVYQYNLIGDPAVKLPFPENKTSVHAERKVVSFADSVKIQIQSQIQSGFALITISDSVHVSKGEFSISIQSGRGSFSFKPSVNSGFIKVFVNDGQKMEAGFNLFKIGGAFVGDYSLAPENPKHGDSLSLSGRVELENQKQPDSVKFIVYKYKSKYGRFDFLLGRDTLLCASDGTGFYASLKKVPVIAGTKYLFQMVAYSEGKILSGEWKEIIVGGLPDPSLIPPQLAQLQSSIYIKSPNLKFTVDSIVKVSTRIYNLGDVVANDFKLKIYYSFRDESYLIGLKRFSVGGNSSIDVEIPLERNLDIGTHRIYAVIEGDSLSGDDIDYSNNIVYSDLVYNFVKFSSDSISVTENISLKRNSQLTSLVVFEYPATVQFSYATSNLYPIKPSGEQKVFMAKYDAINSNGDVEIFVRVDLSDPNLNQNKERIKLYLYDEKLRIFKMKNGVVNGEWFHGRLDESGVYTLGFSNDSKAPRVEVTVEGQSFRDGAHVSANPVFNILIEDDEGVDVSRESLKFKIDGKDVNYSDIVIPDTIPNPKSLFVKLSPKLTEGEHWGSFAVRDVNGNWSDEVKVSFKVVLNFDVKIYGNFPNPFSDRTFFAYEIFGSPVEEVEFKIYTVAGRLIRNFKFPSSEPVEVYGFQVGGTGIPTSIGYHEIWWDGTDRDGNEVANGVYFYKFSVKRGGKVQNFTGKIARVR, from the coding sequence ATGAAAATTAAAAGGTTTCTCGCTTTTTTTCTGTTCTTTTGTAACATCACTTATGGACAAGAATTTTTTAATTTGATTGACCATGGATTCACAAAGGAAATTGTAATCAAAATTGAAAAACCCGAGATAAAAGAAATTGAAATCGCAGGTCAAAGATACTCAATTATAACTCTAAAAAACTACGAAAATGTCTCACTTCTTCCGAACCTTATCCCCTACTATAATTTTTTTCTTTCGGCTACACCAGACGCAAAAATTGAAATCCTTAACTATGACCTTGACGAAATTGAGCTTGATTCTCCACTTCCAGAGATAAAAGAGAAATCTTTGCCAGATGAAGTTGAGTTTGAGGAGACCTTTTCAATTGATGAAAGAATTTATAACTTCACCTATCTTGGAAAACTTCGTGGTGTTGATGTTTTTAATTTTCTTGTCTTTCCTTTCAAAGTTGAGGGAAGGAAATTAAAATTTCTAAAAGAAGCAAAATTTTTGCTATCTTCCTTCGGCGCTGTTTCAAAAATTGAAGAGGCAAAAATTTTCTCAACACCGAAAATAAATGGGTTTAATATCAACTTTAACTTTCAGCAATCGGGTCAAGAATTTGAATATAAAATTTTCGTTAAAAAAGACGGCGTCTATAAAATAACATACGAAGACCTTAAAAAATCGGGCATTGATCTCAAGGGGGTTCAAGCATCAAAGTTAAGGGTTAAGAACAACGGCGTTGAAATACCAATTTATGTTTATTCGGGTGGAGATGGGGTTTTTAATGAGGGGGATTATATTGAATTTTATGCCGAGCGAAGAAAAAATAATTTTTATGGTGGAAGGGAAGACCTATATAATGATCCCTTCACAGATGTAAATGTGTATTTTCTTGAAGTTGGTGATAAAGATGGTTTGAGATTAGCGGAAGAAACAGGTGTAAGATTCTTTGAAAACTACATTGATCTTCGTGGAACTTCATTTTATTCAACTATCCACTTTGAAGAGGATGTTATTTTTGAAAGGTTGAAGGAATCTGATGTTGATTTAACTTATGATGTTCGTGACCACTGGTTTTGGGCAGAGGTGAGAGCAGATAAGCAAGTTGATTTTAATGTCTATATTCCGACGCCAGATCCGTTAAGTTTGGACAATGTGAAAATGAAGGTTGCTTTTCACGGTATAACTTCAACTCCATCGCTTAACCCCGAACATATAGCACATGTCTTTGTAAATAATTTAAGAATCTTAACAACGCAATGGAATGGTCAATCGCTTAACATTGCCTCGTCTGAAGGTTTGGGTTATTCTGTGCCAAATGTTGTTTTAAAGAACGGCATAAATAAAGTGAGTGTTTTCAATGCAAGTGATGGCAGGGTTGTAAATACTATATTTGATGTTAACTGGTTTGAGATAACTTACCGACGGCTTTATCAAGCAGATAAAGATGAGATAAAGTTTAAAATCCCGCCCGAATATACGAGTGGTTATTTTCGGTTTGAACTTTTCGGATTTAAAAACCCGAACATAAGCATTTACAGGATAGGGACTTCAAAAATTTCAAATGTTGAAGTTGTAAAGGCAAGAGATGAAAAAATAGGTGAAAATTATCACGCAATTTTTTATTTAAATGTTTTATCGCAAGATGCTGAATTCATCGCCGTAAGTGAAAGCGCAAAACTTAAACCAGATAGCATTGCGAAAGACTTAAAAACAAACCTTAAAAACATAGCCAATTCTTTTGATTATTTGATCATCACGCATCCCTTGCTTTATGATAAATCAAAAGATGTAAATGATGTTGAACATCCGCTGAACAAAATTAAGAAACTTTATGAATCAAAAGGCTTGTCCGTTAAGATCATAAGTGTTGACGACATTTATGATGAATTTAATCATGGGATTAAAAGTCCGTATGCGATAAAAGAATTTTTAAGATATTCTTATTTCAACTGGTCAAAAGCCCCAACCTATATCCTTTTCGCTGGCAGTGCTGTTTACGATAATCGCCATTACCCAAATCTTGATATGATTCCGACGATGTTTTACCAGTCCTATAGGTATGGTGCGACATCTGCGGATGCATGGTTTACATTCATTGATGGTGAGGATTATCTTGGTGATGTCATACTTGGAAGGTTGCCAGTAAGGGATAGGGACGAGCTTAAAAATGCGGTTGATAAAATAATTTCATTTTGGAATCAGAAACCACAAAATTGGAACAGGAATGTTCTCATGATTGCAGGTGTGGAGAGGGAGTTTGAATCGCAAACTGATTATCTTGTGATGAATGTTTTACCTAAATATCTTAACATAAATCGGTTATATGTCCTTGGTGGTTCAATTTTCTCTGGTGGGACATCAAAACTTTTAAATTATTTTTCAGATGGGCAGGTTCTTGTGAATTTCGTCGGTCATGGTGGTGGAGCTATCTGGTCTGACAATGGCTTGTTGAAAAATGAAGATATCTCAAAAATGTCAAATAAGGATAAGTATCCGTTTATAACGAGTATGACCTGTTTTTCGGGGGCATTTGATTACCCACAAAAAATAGCCTTGGGTGTTAATCTTGTAATTGAAAAAGAAAAAGGTGCAATCGGTGTTTTGGCGTCAAGTGGACTTGGCTGGCTTTTAAATGATTATTTCATGGTTTTGAGCATTTTCCCCTATATTTTTGATCCCAATAGAAGCATTGGTGAAATTATAACGCTTGGCAAGGCAAAGTATTATTCAAATTATTTCTTCTGGCCACAAGCAAAAACAATGGTTTATCAATATAACCTTATCGGTGACCCAGCAGTAAAACTTCCGTTTCCCGAGAATAAGACATCTGTCCATGCCGAGAGAAAAGTTGTTTCTTTCGCTGATTCAGTGAAAATACAAATTCAGTCTCAAATTCAAAGTGGCTTTGCTTTAATTACCATTTCAGATAGCGTTCATGTCTCCAAGGGTGAATTTTCAATTTCAATACAATCTGGCAGGGGTAGTTTCTCGTTTAAGCCGTCTGTAAATTCTGGATTTATTAAAGTTTTTGTAAATGATGGTCAAAAAATGGAAGCGGGATTTAATTTGTTTAAAATTGGTGGAGCATTCGTTGGTGATTACTCATTGGCTCCCGAAAATCCAAAACATGGGGATAGTTTATCTTTATCTGGCAGAGTTGAACTTGAAAATCAAAAACAACCCGACTCTGTAAAGTTTATAGTTTATAAATACAAAAGCAAATATGGGAGATTTGATTTCTTGCTCGGGCGTGATACATTGTTGTGTGCAAGTGATGGAACAGGTTTTTATGCATCTCTTAAAAAAGTTCCAGTTATCGCTGGAACGAAATATCTATTTCAAATGGTAGCGTATTCCGAAGGGAAAATTTTAAGTGGTGAATGGAAAGAGATAATTGTTGGGGGATTGCCCGACCCATCACTTATACCACCGCAATTAGCCCAATTGCAAAGTTCAATCTATATTAAAAGCCCAAATCTTAAATTTACAGTTGACTCAATTGTTAAAGTTTCAACGAGGATTTATAATCTTGGTGATGTTGTCGCAAACGATTTCAAGTTGAAAATTTACTACAGCTTCAGAGATGAAAGTTATCTCATTGGTTTAAAGAGATTTTCAGTTGGTGGGAACTCATCAATTGATGTTGAAATCCCGCTTGAGCGAAATCTTGATATCGGGACTCATAGAATTTATGCTGTGATTGAAGGCGATTCATTATCTGGCGATGATATTGATTATTCAAACAACATTGTCTATAGCGATCTTGTTTATAACTTTGTGAAATTTAGTTCTGATTCAATTTCTGTTACGGAGAATATCTCGTTAAAACGAAATTCACAGTTAACTTCGCTTGTGGTTTTTGAATATCCCGCAACGGTTCAGTTTTCTTATGCGACAAGTAATCTTTACCCAATTAAACCTTCGGGGGAGCAAAAGGTTTTTATGGCGAAGTATGATGCTATAAACAGCAATGGTGATGTTGAAATTTTTGTGAGGGTTGATCTTTCAGACCCAAATCTAAATCAAAATAAAGAGCGGATAAAACTTTATCTTTATGATGAAAAGTTGAGAATTTTCAAGATGAAAAACGGCGTTGTAAACGGTGAATGGTTTCACGGCAGACTTGATGAGTCGGGGGTTTACACGCTTGGTTTTTCAAACGATTCAAAAGCGCCGAGAGTTGAAGTTACGGTTGAGGGACAAAGTTTCAGAGATGGTGCGCATGTTTCTGCAAATCCAGTTTTCAACATTTTAATTGAAGATGATGAGGGGGTTGATGTTTCAAGAGAATCTTTAAAATTCAAAATTGACGGGAAAGATGTAAATTATTCTGATATTGTAATTCCCGATACCATTCCAAATCCGAAAAGTTTATTTGTTAAATTAAGTCCAAAGTTAACAGAAGGAGAACACTGGGGAAGTTTTGCTGTGAGAGATGTTAATGGGAATTGGTCTGATGAGGTAAAGGTTTCATTTAAAGTTGTTTTAAATTTTGATGTCAAGATTTATGGCAATTTCCCGAATCCATTTTCAGATAGAACATTTTTTGCTTATGAGATTTTTGGTTCTCCGGTTGAAGAGGTTGAATTTAAAATTTACACTGTCGCCGGTAGGTTAATTCGGAATTTTAAATTTCCATCGTCGGAGCCAGTTGAGGTTTATGGATTTCAAGTTGGTGGGACTGGCATACCGACTTCAATCGGTTATCATGAGATATGGTGGGATGGAACTGATAGAGACGGCAATGAAGTTGCAAATGGTGTTTATTTTTATAAATTTTCGGTAAAAAGAGGTGGCAAGGTTCAAAACTTTACTGGAAAAATTGCAAGGGTAAGGTGA
- a CDS encoding polysaccharide export outer membrane protein, whose translation MLRKIIFLSLIFVTTSFSQLFESPRIVTGGGSSAYYFVGKTGELTITVNLWGFVRNPGRYEVPSSTDLVQLISYGGGPLKEAKLKDVKIVRSVREDTTIVEKVIKVNVEKIIEDGEPSPLLLPGDTVVVPGGSIDVIKDILAILRDIGLAAGGIAAIISVFRR comes from the coding sequence ATGTTAAGAAAAATAATCTTTTTATCTTTAATTTTTGTAACGACTTCATTCTCCCAGCTTTTTGAAAGCCCGAGAATTGTAACAGGCGGAGGTTCAAGTGCATATTATTTTGTTGGCAAAACAGGAGAACTTACTATCACTGTAAATCTCTGGGGATTCGTGAGAAATCCTGGAAGATATGAGGTTCCAAGTTCAACAGACCTCGTTCAATTAATTTCCTACGGTGGTGGTCCTTTAAAAGAAGCAAAGCTAAAGGATGTTAAGATCGTTCGTAGCGTTCGTGAAGATACCACCATCGTTGAAAAAGTTATAAAAGTCAATGTTGAAAAAATTATTGAAGATGGGGAACCAAGCCCGTTGCTTTTGCCTGGTGATACTGTGGTTGTCCCCGGTGGTTCAATTGATGTGATAAAGGATATACTTGCAATTTTAAGAGATATAGGTCTTGCAGCTGGCGGAATCGCAGCAATTATAAGTGTATTTAGAAGATAA
- a CDS encoding nitrogen regulatory protein P-II family — protein MKKIEAIIRPFKLDDVKEALSEIGVRGMTITEVKGYGRQKGHTELYRGAEYKIDFLPKIKIEIVAPDNMVDKIVSTIIKAAKTGQVGDGKIFIYPVEEVIRVRTEETGEDAI, from the coding sequence ATGAAAAAAATAGAGGCGATTATAAGACCATTCAAACTTGATGATGTTAAAGAAGCGCTTTCGGAAATTGGGGTTCGTGGAATGACTATAACTGAGGTTAAGGGATACGGAAGACAGAAGGGACATACTGAACTTTACAGGGGAGCTGAGTATAAAATTGATTTCTTGCCAAAGATAAAAATTGAAATTGTAGCCCCGGATAATATGGTTGATAAAATTGTCAGCACCATAATAAAGGCAGCGAAAACAGGACAGGTTGGGGATGGAAAGATTTTCATTTACCCAGTTGAGGAGGTAATAAGGGTAAGGACAGAAGAAACGGGTGAAGATGCAATTTGA
- a CDS encoding chromosome partitioning protein produces MGKVIAIANQKGGVGKTTTAVNVAAYLAALEKLTLLIDIDPQSNATSSLGVEPEFEKTIYEVLLGKIRAEDAIVSFSDPYLKFLELIPSKIELVGSEYELIEFQGRERILAKAIERLRNRYDYILIDCPPSLGLLTLNALTAADSVLIPVQCEYLPLEGLGQLLNTIKIVKERLNPKLDIEGVLLTMYDSRLRLSNEVADEIKRYFRDRVFEAKIPRNIKLSEAPSHGKPILLYDAKSPGAISYAKVAEEIIKRNEKTEKIEGLKRQETMGQV; encoded by the coding sequence ATGGGAAAGGTTATCGCAATTGCTAATCAAAAAGGCGGTGTTGGGAAAACGACAACAGCTGTAAATGTCGCTGCATATCTTGCTGCACTTGAAAAGTTGACACTTTTAATTGATATTGACCCCCAATCAAATGCCACAAGTTCCCTTGGTGTTGAACCTGAATTTGAAAAAACAATTTATGAGGTTTTACTTGGCAAAATAAGAGCAGAAGATGCCATTGTTAGTTTTTCTGATCCGTATTTAAAATTTCTTGAGCTGATCCCATCAAAAATAGAACTGGTTGGAAGTGAATATGAGCTCATTGAATTTCAAGGTAGGGAAAGAATCCTTGCAAAGGCGATTGAAAGGTTGAGAAACAGATATGATTATATTTTGATTGATTGTCCACCATCTCTTGGGCTTTTGACCTTAAATGCGCTCACCGCAGCTGATTCCGTTCTAATTCCAGTTCAATGTGAGTATTTACCGCTTGAAGGTCTTGGTCAACTTCTTAATACAATTAAAATTGTCAAGGAGAGGTTAAATCCGAAACTGGATATTGAAGGTGTTCTCTTGACAATGTATGATAGCAGATTAAGGTTGTCAAATGAGGTCGCTGACGAGATAAAAAGATATTTTAGGGATAGGGTTTTTGAAGCAAAGATTCCAAGAAACATAAAATTAAGCGAGGCCCCAAGTCATGGGAAACCGATTTTACTTTATGATGCGAAATCACCTGGGGCGATCTCTTATGCGAAGGTAGCAGAAGAGATTATAAAAAGGAATGAAAAAACAGAAAAAATAGAAGGACTTAAAAGGCAAGAAACAATGGGGCAGGTATGA
- a CDS encoding chromosome partitioning protein, ParB family: MSKQRLGRGLDALIPRSATREISIDSKDLRFDDGQSVGVIAKIEISKIKPNPYQPRESFDRTSLEELKQSIIEKGVIQPITVRRLPGGMYELIAGERRVKASAEAGLTHIPAYIIEVESEKELLELALIENIQREKLNPIEIAKAYQRLIEELGYTQEEIAKKIGKDRTTVANFIRLLKLPEQIQESLKKGEITMGHARALINIPSRKLQIEIWNKIVKQGWSVRKVEKAVRDLLKGKDLEERAQKKKTHASAGLRDIESKLKRIFGTQVKIKQTGNSKGEIVIEFYSSDDFERLLELFEIIEKHSR, translated from the coding sequence ATGAGCAAGCAAAGATTAGGCAGGGGGCTTGATGCTTTAATACCTCGTTCTGCAACTCGGGAGATAAGTATTGATTCAAAAGATTTGCGATTTGATGATGGGCAATCTGTTGGCGTAATTGCTAAAATTGAAATATCAAAGATAAAGCCAAATCCATATCAACCGCGAGAAAGTTTTGATAGAACATCACTTGAAGAATTGAAGCAATCAATAATTGAAAAAGGAGTAATTCAGCCAATAACTGTCAGAAGATTGCCAGGGGGAATGTATGAACTTATCGCTGGTGAAAGAAGAGTAAAAGCATCTGCAGAGGCAGGGCTTACACATATCCCTGCGTATATAATTGAAGTTGAATCGGAAAAGGAACTCCTTGAGCTTGCATTAATTGAAAACATACAAAGGGAGAAACTAAACCCGATTGAAATTGCTAAAGCATATCAAAGGTTGATTGAAGAGCTTGGTTATACACAGGAGGAAATCGCTAAAAAGATTGGCAAAGATAGGACAACCGTAGCAAATTTTATAAGGTTGCTGAAACTTCCAGAACAGATTCAGGAGAGTTTGAAGAAAGGCGAGATAACGATGGGGCATGCAAGAGCACTGATAAATATTCCGAGTAGAAAACTTCAGATTGAAATCTGGAATAAAATTGTGAAGCAGGGATGGTCCGTCAGGAAAGTTGAAAAGGCAGTTAGAGATTTGCTAAAAGGTAAAGATCTTGAAGAAAGAGCCCAGAAAAAGAAAACCCACGCATCTGCAGGTTTAAGGGATATTGAATCAAAATTGAAAAGAATTTTTGGGACACAGGTAAAAATTAAGCAAACGGGGAATAGCAAGGGTGAGATAGTTATTGAATTTTACTCAAGTGATGATTTTGAAAGGTTGCTTGAACTTTTTGAGATAATAGAAAAACATTCAAGGTAA
- a CDS encoding endoribonuclease L-PSP encodes MKLTFTIFAICVLFSLITISGGKVEKKIVYTEKAPKPVGPYSQAVIAGDFIFTAGQIPIDPKTNQVVQGDIKEQTKQVLENLKAVLEASGATFDDVVKVTVYMRDLNEFSAMNEIYSEYFKNSPPARTTVEVSRLPRDVKIEIDLIAVRRQSK; translated from the coding sequence ATGAAGTTAACATTTACAATTTTTGCCATTTGTGTTCTATTTTCACTAATAACAATATCGGGAGGGAAGGTGGAAAAGAAAATAGTTTATACTGAAAAGGCGCCAAAGCCAGTTGGACCTTACAGCCAGGCAGTAATTGCTGGAGATTTTATTTTTACCGCTGGACAAATACCAATTGATCCAAAAACAAATCAAGTTGTTCAGGGGGATATAAAGGAACAAACAAAGCAAGTGCTTGAGAATTTAAAAGCGGTTCTTGAAGCGTCCGGTGCAACATTTGACGATGTTGTAAAAGTTACCGTTTATATGAGAGATCTAAATGAGTTTTCGGCTATGAATGAAATCTATTCAGAATACTTCAAAAATTCTCCGCCAGCGAGAACAACGGTTGAGGTTTCCCGTTTACCAAGAGATGTGAAAATAGAAATTGATTTAATAGCTGTTAGAAGGCAGTCAAAATGA
- a CDS encoding NHL repeat-containing protein, with protein MDFLLFLSFLILELITQIQIEAKFLFKFGNLNNPRGISLSPTGEVYIADTGNNSVKKFTKDGKLIREISGYGWGELEFDQPYDVDAGSGIAIYVADYNNHRVQRFDKNLNFIATLQGESDGERFFGFPKSIALSKFGEIFIIDEENLRCVKINKFNKIEKTFGGIEAGAGKLIKPIQIAITSQNLISVLDENYVLIYDYYGNFLRKFGNEYLKNPTGLFADSLIYVADGNDIFVFDTRGKFIGKIRSDEEIYDIACQGSLLYCLTEKEVLVYKLTYLKK; from the coding sequence ATGGATTTTCTACTTTTTCTTTCATTTCTTATCCTGGAATTGATCACGCAAATTCAAATTGAGGCGAAATTTCTTTTTAAATTTGGAAATCTGAATAATCCACGTGGTATATCGTTAAGCCCAACGGGTGAAGTTTATATCGCTGACACAGGTAATAACTCGGTGAAAAAATTTACAAAGGATGGGAAGTTAATCCGGGAAATATCAGGTTATGGTTGGGGTGAGCTTGAATTTGATCAACCATATGATGTTGACGCCGGAAGTGGGATTGCGATTTATGTGGCTGATTACAACAACCACAGGGTTCAAAGGTTTGATAAAAATTTAAATTTCATCGCAACCTTGCAAGGTGAGTCAGATGGGGAGAGATTTTTTGGCTTTCCAAAATCCATAGCCCTTTCAAAATTTGGAGAAATTTTTATAATAGATGAAGAAAATTTAAGGTGCGTAAAAATTAACAAATTTAATAAAATTGAAAAAACTTTCGGTGGCATTGAGGCTGGCGCCGGTAAACTTATAAAGCCAATTCAAATAGCAATCACATCCCAAAATCTGATATCTGTGCTTGATGAAAATTATGTTTTAATCTACGACTACTATGGAAATTTCTTGAGAAAGTTCGGAAATGAATACCTTAAAAATCCAACCGGGTTGTTCGCTGACTCGTTGATTTATGTCGCTGATGGGAATGATATTTTTGTGTTTGATACAAGGGGTAAGTTCATAGGAAAAATTCGCTCCGATGAGGAAATTTATGACATCGCTTGTCAAGGTTCTTTGCTTTACTGTCTTACGGAAAAGGAAGTTTTAGTTTATAAATTGACATACCTTAAGAAATGA
- a CDS encoding Glycosyl transferases group 1, producing the protein MRKINLVIVPYNDFLKGRIYGFRSRDQHLFLEIVRDERIDKVVIVERPRSMLNFFQALKFKISGGEKSVVNVSGLGEKIFIFEFFTVGLEQVKLKHLWFDKVYGSEKFIEKFHDLLKQLGFADFSVISFNPFANKFVEAIKPKVFAFDVMDNFCFHPEFKNLKKYIFESFEWISSKSDLIFCVNENIKNFFLENYPLSNGKIFVLPNGVDENLNFDGVIPEDIRKIKNPRIGYVGVISDRIDFELVERIAKERKNYNFIFVGGKYGNVSRMIRKLKRNQNIYFIGDKHYSDLSRYIGSFDVCIVPHKVNEFTLSNDPMKIYEYIYLGKPIVATKISIQSRLVDSVFIAGDEMEFLKYLDMGVELAKDENFVKRQRETIKSDMFWREKARFIVDEIYARQNLMCEG; encoded by the coding sequence ATGAGAAAAATTAATCTTGTCATAGTTCCATACAACGATTTTTTGAAGGGGAGAATTTACGGGTTTAGAAGCAGAGATCAGCATTTGTTTCTTGAAATCGTAAGAGATGAAAGGATAGATAAGGTTGTCATTGTTGAACGACCACGTTCAATGTTGAATTTTTTTCAAGCATTGAAATTTAAAATTAGTGGAGGTGAAAAGTCAGTTGTTAATGTGAGTGGTTTAGGGGAGAAAATTTTTATTTTTGAATTTTTTACTGTTGGTTTGGAGCAGGTAAAGTTGAAACATCTGTGGTTTGACAAAGTTTATGGAAGTGAAAAGTTTATTGAAAAGTTTCATGATTTGCTAAAGCAACTTGGGTTTGCAGATTTCTCGGTTATTTCGTTTAACCCATTCGCTAATAAATTTGTTGAGGCGATAAAACCAAAGGTTTTCGCTTTTGATGTTATGGATAACTTTTGTTTTCATCCCGAATTTAAAAATTTGAAAAAATACATCTTTGAAAGTTTTGAATGGATTTCGTCAAAGTCGGATTTAATTTTTTGTGTGAATGAGAATATAAAAAATTTTTTTCTTGAGAATTATCCGCTCTCAAATGGGAAAATTTTCGTTTTGCCAAATGGGGTTGATGAAAATTTAAACTTTGATGGGGTCATCCCTGAAGATATTAGAAAAATTAAAAATCCAAGAATTGGCTATGTTGGCGTCATTTCAGATAGAATTGACTTTGAACTTGTAGAGCGTATAGCAAAGGAAAGAAAAAATTACAACTTTATATTTGTTGGCGGTAAGTATGGCAATGTCAGCAGGATGATCAGAAAATTGAAAAGAAATCAAAACATTTATTTCATTGGTGATAAACATTACAGTGATCTTTCACGCTATATAGGTTCATTTGATGTTTGCATTGTCCCCCACAAAGTCAACGAATTCACACTTTCAAATGACCCGATGAAAATTTACGAGTACATATATTTGGGTAAACCTATCGTTGCGACGAAGATAAGCATACAAAGCAGGCTGGTTGATTCCGTTTTTATCGCTGGTGATGAGATGGAGTTTTTAAAATATCTTGATATGGGGGTTGAACTTGCGAAGGATGAAAATTTTGTAAAAAGGCAGAGGGAAACGATAAAAAGTGATATGTTTTGGAGGGAAAAAGCAAGATTTATCGTTGATGAAATCTATGCAAGACAAAATTTAATGTGCGAAGGTTAA